The following proteins are co-located in the Rattus norvegicus strain BN/NHsdMcwi chromosome X, GRCr8, whole genome shotgun sequence genome:
- the Las1l gene encoding ribosomal biogenesis protein LAS1L isoform X4: MERVWRAWDGQSVNENQPDSPGVAGMVVSWLSRAEWEQVTVYLFCDDQKLQQYALNRITVWRSRLGNELPLAVASTADLIRCKLLDVAGGLGTDELRLLYGMALVRFVNLISERKSKSCNLPLKYLAHEVNIPEWIVELRHKLTHKKMPHINDCRRGCYFVLHWLQKTFWSRQLEDSLKETWGMEEDQVEADEPEEEETEIIIDDIIEEIPEFQDDDKGEELAVTDDANTKGNEEVASHPELSPRHKELYEKARELLVSYEEEQFKVLEKYRHLLQAIKVWNNLSPRVQGILEELKSISWENRDAVLDAFLDDGFLIPTYEQLAALQIEYEDGQTEVQKGEVTEPNSHKNIDLNEVLVPKPFSQFWQPLLRGLHSQTFTQALLERMFSELSTLGRTGIRPTYILRWTVELIVANTKTGRNARRFSAGQWEARRSWRLFNCSSTLDWPQVIEACLGSPCWASLQLLQVVFKAMGEVLPDEEQEKLLRVCSIYTQNGESGLAKAVEGSSSSSSSSSSTGKAPYTLDTLHQDLQPPATNCESEGNIQQKEQDNLTDVKPEEEEKENVEEEEEEEKEEAEMEEEEKEEEEEQEQEEHQEEEQEEEEEEEEEQKVFQDQMEADAEESDGLGEEEEVDEDEDDDEDDDYDDDDDDDEDGMDMGGFSLLQGSYVLENTRIMSQKREALQGSAWQLSSDDVRWGIFPIGRVPGQTEDPTELMLDNYDTMYLLDQPVLEHRLEPQKSKSRSSFYRV, from the exons ATGGAACGCGTGTGGCGTGCGTGGGACGGACAGTCCGTAAATGAGAACCAGCCAGACTCGCCGGGAGTCGCGGGTATGGTAGTGTCCTGGCTCAGCAGGGCTGAGTGGGAGCAAGTGACGGTTTATCTGTTCTGTGATGATCAGAAATTGCAGCAATACGCGCTGAACCGAATTACAGTATGGAGGAGCAG GTTAGGCAACGAACTGCCCCTGGCAGTGGCTTCTACAGCTGACCTGATACGATGTAAGCTCCTGGATGTAGCCGGTGGCTTGGGCACCGATGAACTTAGATTGCTCTATGGCATGGCATTGGTCAG GTTTGTGAATCTTATCTCAGAGAGGAAGTCCAAATCTTGTAACCTTCCCCTCAAATACCTGGCTCATGAG GTGAACATTCCAGAATGGATTGTTGAACTTCGCCACAAGTTGACCcacaagaaaatgccccatataAATGACTGCCGCAGAG GTTGCTACTTTGTCCTCCATTGGCTCCAGAAGACATTCTGGAGCCGTCAACTAGAGGACAGTCTGAAAGAAACCTGGGGGATGGAAGAGGACCAGGTAGAAGCAGATGAACCTGaagaagaggaaactgaaattATTATTGATGATATAATTGAAGAGATACCAGAGTTTCAGGATGACGACAAAGGTGAAGAATTGGCTGTCACAGATGATGCAAACACTAAAGGCAATGAAGAGGTGGCTTCTCATCCAGAACTATCTCCAAGACATAAGGAGTTGTATG AAAAAGCACGAGAATTGCTGGTATCATATGAAGAGGAACAGTTTAAG GTGCTGGAGAAATATAGGCATTTACTTCAGGCTATTAAGGTGTGGAATAACCTTTCTCCACGTGTACAAGGTATCCTAGAAGAACTCAAGAGCATTTCATGGGAGAACAG GGATGCTGTACTGGATGCCTTTTTAGACGATGGCTTCCTCATTCCCACTTATGAGCAGTTGGCAGCGTTGCAGATAGAGTATGAAG ATGGTCAGACTGAGGTCCAGAAAGGGGAAGTTACTGAACCAAATTCACACA AAAACATCGACTTGAATGAAGTGTTGGTGCCAAAGCCCTTCTCTCAGTTCTGGCAGCCCCTGCTCAGGGGCCTGCACTCCCAGACCTTCACACAGGCCCTGCTAGAGAGGATGTTCTCTGAGTTGTCTACCCTGGGGAGAACTGGGATCCGGCCTACCTACATCCTTAGATGGACCGTTGAACTGATCGTGGCCAACACCAAGACTG gacGAAATGCTCGGCGGTTTTCTGCAGGCCAGTGGGAAGCAAGAAGGAGCTGGAGGCTGTTCAATTGCTCTTCCACCCTGGACTGGCCCCAGGTGATCGAGGCCTGCTTGGGCTCACCTTGCTGGGCCAGCCTCCAACTCCTTCAGGT AGTCTTCAAAGCCATGGGAGAGGTCTTGCCAGATGAGGAACAGGAGAAGCTGCTGCGAGTCTGCTCCATTTATACTCAGAATGGAGAGAGTGGCTTGGCAAAGGCCGTCgaaggctcctcctcctcctcctcttcctcctcctccactgggAAAGCTCCATACACGCTGGATACCTTACATCAGGACCTCCAGCCACCTGCTACCAACTGTGAGTCTGAAGGAAATATTCAACAGAAGGAGCAAGACAACCTTACGGATGTCAagccagaggaggaggaaaaggagaatgtggaggaggaggaggaggaggagaaggaggaggcagagatggaagaggaggagaaggaggaggaggaagaacaggagcaggaggagcaccaggaggaagaacaggaggaggaggaggaggaggaggaggagcagaaggtcTTTCAAGATCagatggaagcagatgcagaggaAAGTGACGGcttaggagaggaggaggaagtagatgaggatgaagatgatgatgaagatgacgactatgatgatgatgatgatgatgatgaagacgGAATGGATATGGGTGGGTTCTCTCTCCTACAGGGATCCTATGTTCTTGAGAATACTAGGATCATGTCTCAGAAAAGAGAAGCTTTGCAGGGTTCAGCATGGCAACTAAGCTCTG ATGATGTACGATGGGGTATATTCCCTATCGGCCGAGTACCAGGTCAGACTGAGGACCCAACAGAGCTTATGCTGGATAATTATGACACCATGTATCTTTTGGACCAACCTGTACTAGAGCACCGGTTAGAACCCCAAAAGTCTAAGAGTAG gtcAAGCTTCTACAGAGTTTAG
- the Las1l gene encoding ribosomal biogenesis protein LAS1L isoform X5 translates to MERVWRAWDGQSVNENQPDSPGVAGMVVSWLSRAEWEQVTVYLFCDDQKLQQYALNRITVWRSRLGNELPLAVASTADLIRCKLLDVAGGLGTDELRLLYGMALVRFVNLISERKSKSCNLPLKYLAHEVNIPEWIVELRHKLTHKKMPHINDCRRGCYFVLHWLQKTFWSRQLEDSLKETWGMEEDQVEADEPEEEETEIIIDDIIEEIPEFQDDDKGEELAVTDDANTKGNEEVASHPELSPRHKELYEKARELLVSYEEEQFKVLEKYRHLLQAIKVWNNLSPRVQGILEELKSISWENRDAVLDAFLDDGFLIPTYEQLAALQIEYEENIDLNEVLVPKPFSQFWQPLLRGLHSQTFTQALLERMFSELSTLGRTGIRPTYILRWTVELIVANTKTGRNARRFSAGQWEARRSWRLFNCSSTLDWPQVIEACLGSPCWASLQLLQVVFKAMGEVLPDEEQEKLLRVCSIYTQNGESGLAKAVEGSSSSSSSSSSTGKAPYTLDTLHQDLQPPATNCESEGNIQQKEQDNLTDVKPEEEEKENVEEEEEEEKEEAEMEEEEKEEEEEQEQEEHQEEEQEEEEEEEEEQKVFQDQMEADAEESDGLGEEEEVDEDEDDDEDDDYDDDDDDDEDGMDMGGFSLLQGSYVLENTRIMSQKREALQGSAWQLSSDDVRWGIFPIGRVPGQTEDPTELMLDNYDTMYLLDQPVLEHRLEPQKSKSRSSFYRV, encoded by the exons ATGGAACGCGTGTGGCGTGCGTGGGACGGACAGTCCGTAAATGAGAACCAGCCAGACTCGCCGGGAGTCGCGGGTATGGTAGTGTCCTGGCTCAGCAGGGCTGAGTGGGAGCAAGTGACGGTTTATCTGTTCTGTGATGATCAGAAATTGCAGCAATACGCGCTGAACCGAATTACAGTATGGAGGAGCAG GTTAGGCAACGAACTGCCCCTGGCAGTGGCTTCTACAGCTGACCTGATACGATGTAAGCTCCTGGATGTAGCCGGTGGCTTGGGCACCGATGAACTTAGATTGCTCTATGGCATGGCATTGGTCAG GTTTGTGAATCTTATCTCAGAGAGGAAGTCCAAATCTTGTAACCTTCCCCTCAAATACCTGGCTCATGAG GTGAACATTCCAGAATGGATTGTTGAACTTCGCCACAAGTTGACCcacaagaaaatgccccatataAATGACTGCCGCAGAG GTTGCTACTTTGTCCTCCATTGGCTCCAGAAGACATTCTGGAGCCGTCAACTAGAGGACAGTCTGAAAGAAACCTGGGGGATGGAAGAGGACCAGGTAGAAGCAGATGAACCTGaagaagaggaaactgaaattATTATTGATGATATAATTGAAGAGATACCAGAGTTTCAGGATGACGACAAAGGTGAAGAATTGGCTGTCACAGATGATGCAAACACTAAAGGCAATGAAGAGGTGGCTTCTCATCCAGAACTATCTCCAAGACATAAGGAGTTGTATG AAAAAGCACGAGAATTGCTGGTATCATATGAAGAGGAACAGTTTAAG GTGCTGGAGAAATATAGGCATTTACTTCAGGCTATTAAGGTGTGGAATAACCTTTCTCCACGTGTACAAGGTATCCTAGAAGAACTCAAGAGCATTTCATGGGAGAACAG GGATGCTGTACTGGATGCCTTTTTAGACGATGGCTTCCTCATTCCCACTTATGAGCAGTTGGCAGCGTTGCAGATAGAGTATGAAG AAAACATCGACTTGAATGAAGTGTTGGTGCCAAAGCCCTTCTCTCAGTTCTGGCAGCCCCTGCTCAGGGGCCTGCACTCCCAGACCTTCACACAGGCCCTGCTAGAGAGGATGTTCTCTGAGTTGTCTACCCTGGGGAGAACTGGGATCCGGCCTACCTACATCCTTAGATGGACCGTTGAACTGATCGTGGCCAACACCAAGACTG gacGAAATGCTCGGCGGTTTTCTGCAGGCCAGTGGGAAGCAAGAAGGAGCTGGAGGCTGTTCAATTGCTCTTCCACCCTGGACTGGCCCCAGGTGATCGAGGCCTGCTTGGGCTCACCTTGCTGGGCCAGCCTCCAACTCCTTCAGGT AGTCTTCAAAGCCATGGGAGAGGTCTTGCCAGATGAGGAACAGGAGAAGCTGCTGCGAGTCTGCTCCATTTATACTCAGAATGGAGAGAGTGGCTTGGCAAAGGCCGTCgaaggctcctcctcctcctcctcttcctcctcctccactgggAAAGCTCCATACACGCTGGATACCTTACATCAGGACCTCCAGCCACCTGCTACCAACTGTGAGTCTGAAGGAAATATTCAACAGAAGGAGCAAGACAACCTTACGGATGTCAagccagaggaggaggaaaaggagaatgtggaggaggaggaggaggaggagaaggaggaggcagagatggaagaggaggagaaggaggaggaggaagaacaggagcaggaggagcaccaggaggaagaacaggaggaggaggaggaggaggaggaggagcagaaggtcTTTCAAGATCagatggaagcagatgcagaggaAAGTGACGGcttaggagaggaggaggaagtagatgaggatgaagatgatgatgaagatgacgactatgatgatgatgatgatgatgatgaagacgGAATGGATATGGGTGGGTTCTCTCTCCTACAGGGATCCTATGTTCTTGAGAATACTAGGATCATGTCTCAGAAAAGAGAAGCTTTGCAGGGTTCAGCATGGCAACTAAGCTCTG ATGATGTACGATGGGGTATATTCCCTATCGGCCGAGTACCAGGTCAGACTGAGGACCCAACAGAGCTTATGCTGGATAATTATGACACCATGTATCTTTTGGACCAACCTGTACTAGAGCACCGGTTAGAACCCCAAAAGTCTAAGAGTAG gtcAAGCTTCTACAGAGTTTAG